One Phoenix dactylifera cultivar Barhee BC4 chromosome 14, palm_55x_up_171113_PBpolish2nd_filt_p, whole genome shotgun sequence DNA window includes the following coding sequences:
- the LOC103719876 gene encoding sister chromatid cohesion 1 protein 2 isoform X5, with protein MFYSQSLLSRKGPLGNIWIAAFCFKKLKKDQIADTDISSSVDKIMPEVHISYRILAQLLLGIVRIFSKKVDYLYHDCNEALTNIRKSFMPSQRIVQNEAIAKPRHNVMQTKKVIHVPDQRVNIAKEATSTAPIEAMRASYNHVTITVPERFELDSFDLDISDECETAKSHEQTIAQDDWTDERDQTFFLNEQYHRETVIHAEFDSACFTPVDDVLPSHMMDIDFTISQIYNLNSMGVRGGKTRGHSQHIEESGSFAGLAAMESLGPNVHNVESDHQVHPLKLQEMTPSDPDKNIHAKELQKPVEPIMLHQILSSNHEKTQILVGGDSKATSPSKTHDRTYLPCDLGLASPKFTVRTPAKRERPPMLRKRKKLFDETIVLSNEALRQGIHDASSLIFKRRKAPHTYLDAWKADIIANLQQTFMDPLVPCTSSELKALFQNKSSDYLSSQKTLAEYHTEAGNAQNGIPNKSADNEETCQERIIETPATEVFADEPRTSKSSEMETNKPSSLETSDTELDLMDKELGSHEESSIGQDNRWSVRTRAAAQYLCSKLLDIKNREQKGFLSLARILEGKTRRKCARFFYETLKSSSSFVKF; from the exons atgTTTTATTCGCAGTCCCTTCTATCAAGGAAGGGGCCTTTGGGCAACATATGGATTGCTGCGTTTTGCTTCAAGAAGCTGAAGAAAGACCAGATTGCCGACACCGATATCTCCTCTTCTGTtg ATAAGATCATGCCTGAGGTTCATATTTCATATAGAATATTGGCTCAGCTACTTCTGGGTATTGTCAGGATATTTTCAAAGAAAGTTGACTATCTTTACCATGACTGCAATGAGGCTTTGACTAATATAAGAAAATCATTTATGCCTAGTCAACGGATTGTACAAAATGAAGCAATTGCCAAACCACGGCATAATGTTATGCAAACAAAAAAAGTGATACATGTACCAGATCAGAGAGTTAATATTGCAAAAGAAGCAACGTCCACAGCACCAATTGAAGCCATGCGTGCATCATATAATCATGTTACTATCACTGTACCAGAAAGATTTGAACTTGATTCCTTTGATCTGGATATCTCAGATGAATG TGAAACTGCCAAATCCCATGAACAGACCATTGCTCAAG ATGACTGGACAGATGAAAGGGATCAGACCTTTTTTCTAAATGAG CAATATCACAGGGAAACAGTAATTCATGCTGAGTTCGATTCTGCTTGTTTTACTCCAGTGGATGA tGTTCTTCCATCTCACATGATGGATATTGATTTCACAATTAGTCAAATTTACAACTTGAACAGCATGGGAGTTAGAGGGGGAAAAACTCGGGGACATTCTCAGCATATAGAAGAAAGTGGGAGTTTTGCAGGTTTAGCTGCCATGGAGTCACTAGGCCCTAATGTACACAATGTGGAATCAGATCATCAAGTACATCCTTTAAAGCTGCAAGAGATGACACCATCAGATCCTGACAAAAACATACATGCTAAGGAATTACAGAAACCAGTAGAGCCAATTATGTTGCATCAGATATTATCATCAAATCATGAAAAAACTCAAATCCTTGTTGGGGGAGATTCAAAAGCTACAAGTCCATCCAAAACTCATGATAGAACATACTTACCATGTGATTTAG gGCTTGCTTCACCTAAATTTACAGTCAGAACTCCAGCTAAGAGGGAACGTCCTCCGATgctgagaaaaagaaaaaaactcttTGATGAAACAATTGTGTTGTCCAATGA GGCCTTGAGGCAGGGAATACATGATGCTAGTAGTTTAATATTTAAGCGGAGGAAAGCACCTCACACGTATCTGGATGCCTGGAAAGCTGACATAATTGCCAATTTGCAGCAAACTTTTATGGATCCTCTGGTGCCCT GTACTTCTTCAGAGCTCAAAGCTCTCTTCCAGAACAAATCATCCGATTATTTGTCCTCACAAAAGACACTTGCAGAGTATCACACTGAAGCAGGAAATGCACAGAATGGAATACCCAACAAATCTGCTGACAATGAAGAAACATGCCAGGAAAGAATAATTGAAACTCCAGCAACAGAAGTGTTTGCTGATGAACCCAGAACTAGTAAATCATCTGAAATGGAAACCAACAAGCCATCTTCTTTGGAAACATCAGACACTGAACTGGATTTGATGGATAAG GAGCTTGGCTCTCATGAAGAAAGCAGTATAGGTCAAG ATAACAGATGGTCAGTCCGCACTAG GGCAGCGGCACAGTATCTTTGTAGTAAGTTGCTAGATATTAAAAATCGAGAACAAAAAGGATTCTTAAGTTTGGCTCGAATCCTAGAAGGGAAGACTAGAAGAAAATGTGCTAGATTTTTTTATGAAACTCTG AAATCTTCATCATCTTTTGTCAAATTCTGA
- the LOC103719876 gene encoding sister chromatid cohesion 1 protein 2 isoform X4: MFYSQSLLSRKGPLGNIWIAAFCFKKLKKDQIADTDISSSVDKIMPEVHISYRILAQLLLGIVRIFSKKVDYLYHDCNEALTNIRKSFMPSQRIVQNEAIAKPRHNVMQTKKVIHVPDQRVNIAKEATSTAPIEAMRASYNHVTITVPERFELDSFDLDISDECETAKSHEQTIAQDDWTDERDQTFFLNEQYHRETVIHAEFDSACFTPVDDVLPSHMMDIDFTISQIYNLNSMGVRGGKTRGHSQHIEESGSFAGLAAMESLGPNVHNVESDHQVHPLKLQEMTPSDPDKNIHAKELQKPVEPIMLHQILSSNHEKTQILVGGDSKATSPSKTHDRTYLPCDLGLASPKFTVRTPAKRERPPMLRKRKKLFDETIVLSNEALRQGIHDASSLIFKRRKAPHTYLDAWKADIIANLQQTFMDPLVPCTSSELKALFQNKSSDYLSSQKTLAEYHTEAGNAQNGIPNKSADNEETCQERIIETPATEVFADEPRTSKSSEMETNKPSSLETSDTELDLMDKELGSHEESSIGQDNRWSVRTRAAAQYLCSKLLDIKNREQKGFLSLARILEGKTRRKCARFFYETLILKGRGLIDVKQDCAYGDIIISAGPQLEAEFNNP; the protein is encoded by the exons atgTTTTATTCGCAGTCCCTTCTATCAAGGAAGGGGCCTTTGGGCAACATATGGATTGCTGCGTTTTGCTTCAAGAAGCTGAAGAAAGACCAGATTGCCGACACCGATATCTCCTCTTCTGTtg ATAAGATCATGCCTGAGGTTCATATTTCATATAGAATATTGGCTCAGCTACTTCTGGGTATTGTCAGGATATTTTCAAAGAAAGTTGACTATCTTTACCATGACTGCAATGAGGCTTTGACTAATATAAGAAAATCATTTATGCCTAGTCAACGGATTGTACAAAATGAAGCAATTGCCAAACCACGGCATAATGTTATGCAAACAAAAAAAGTGATACATGTACCAGATCAGAGAGTTAATATTGCAAAAGAAGCAACGTCCACAGCACCAATTGAAGCCATGCGTGCATCATATAATCATGTTACTATCACTGTACCAGAAAGATTTGAACTTGATTCCTTTGATCTGGATATCTCAGATGAATG TGAAACTGCCAAATCCCATGAACAGACCATTGCTCAAG ATGACTGGACAGATGAAAGGGATCAGACCTTTTTTCTAAATGAG CAATATCACAGGGAAACAGTAATTCATGCTGAGTTCGATTCTGCTTGTTTTACTCCAGTGGATGA tGTTCTTCCATCTCACATGATGGATATTGATTTCACAATTAGTCAAATTTACAACTTGAACAGCATGGGAGTTAGAGGGGGAAAAACTCGGGGACATTCTCAGCATATAGAAGAAAGTGGGAGTTTTGCAGGTTTAGCTGCCATGGAGTCACTAGGCCCTAATGTACACAATGTGGAATCAGATCATCAAGTACATCCTTTAAAGCTGCAAGAGATGACACCATCAGATCCTGACAAAAACATACATGCTAAGGAATTACAGAAACCAGTAGAGCCAATTATGTTGCATCAGATATTATCATCAAATCATGAAAAAACTCAAATCCTTGTTGGGGGAGATTCAAAAGCTACAAGTCCATCCAAAACTCATGATAGAACATACTTACCATGTGATTTAG gGCTTGCTTCACCTAAATTTACAGTCAGAACTCCAGCTAAGAGGGAACGTCCTCCGATgctgagaaaaagaaaaaaactcttTGATGAAACAATTGTGTTGTCCAATGA GGCCTTGAGGCAGGGAATACATGATGCTAGTAGTTTAATATTTAAGCGGAGGAAAGCACCTCACACGTATCTGGATGCCTGGAAAGCTGACATAATTGCCAATTTGCAGCAAACTTTTATGGATCCTCTGGTGCCCT GTACTTCTTCAGAGCTCAAAGCTCTCTTCCAGAACAAATCATCCGATTATTTGTCCTCACAAAAGACACTTGCAGAGTATCACACTGAAGCAGGAAATGCACAGAATGGAATACCCAACAAATCTGCTGACAATGAAGAAACATGCCAGGAAAGAATAATTGAAACTCCAGCAACAGAAGTGTTTGCTGATGAACCCAGAACTAGTAAATCATCTGAAATGGAAACCAACAAGCCATCTTCTTTGGAAACATCAGACACTGAACTGGATTTGATGGATAAG GAGCTTGGCTCTCATGAAGAAAGCAGTATAGGTCAAG ATAACAGATGGTCAGTCCGCACTAG GGCAGCGGCACAGTATCTTTGTAGTAAGTTGCTAGATATTAAAAATCGAGAACAAAAAGGATTCTTAAGTTTGGCTCGAATCCTAGAAGGGAAGACTAGAAGAAAATGTGCTAGATTTTTTTATGAAACTCTG ATTCTAAAGGGCCGTGGGCTCATAGATGTTAAGCAGGACTGTGCTTATGGTGACATTATCATATCAGCGGGTCCTCAACTTGAAGCAGAGTTTAACAATCCATAG
- the LOC103719876 gene encoding sister chromatid cohesion 1 protein 2 isoform X1, with protein MFYSQSLLSRKGPLGNIWIAAFCFKKLKKDQIADTDISSSVDKIMPEVHISYRILAQLLLGIVRIFSKKVDYLYHDCNEALTNIRKSFMPSQRIVQNEAIAKPRHNVMQTKKVIHVPDQRVNIAKEATSTAPIEAMRASYNHVTITVPERFELDSFDLDISDECETAKSHEQTIAQDDWTDERDQTFFLNEQYHRETVIHAEFDSACFTPVDDVLPSHMMDIDFTISQIYNLNSMGVRGGKTRGHSQHIEESGSFAGLAAMESLGPNVHNVESDHQVHPLKLQEMTPSDPDKNIHAKELQKPVEPIMLHQILSSNHEKTQILVGGDSKATSPSKTHDRTYLPCDLGLASPKFTVRTPAKRERPPMLRKRKKLFDETIVLSNEALRQGIHDASSLIFKRRKAPHTYLDAWKADIIANLQQTFMDPLVPCTSSELKALFQNKSSDYLSSQKTLAEYHTEAGNAQNGIPNKSADNEETCQERIIETPATEVFADEPRTSKSSEMETNKPSSLETSDTELDLMDKELGSHEESSIGQGIAIWVVKAIRFSLLVCHISFCFYLAKGNTSLNLLYFILTLCFYLAKGNSSLNLLYIILTLSMFVADNRWSVRTRAAAQYLCSKLLDIKNREQKGFLSLARILEGKTRRKCARFFYETLILKGRGLIDVKQDCAYGDIIISAGPQLEAEFNNP; from the exons atgTTTTATTCGCAGTCCCTTCTATCAAGGAAGGGGCCTTTGGGCAACATATGGATTGCTGCGTTTTGCTTCAAGAAGCTGAAGAAAGACCAGATTGCCGACACCGATATCTCCTCTTCTGTtg ATAAGATCATGCCTGAGGTTCATATTTCATATAGAATATTGGCTCAGCTACTTCTGGGTATTGTCAGGATATTTTCAAAGAAAGTTGACTATCTTTACCATGACTGCAATGAGGCTTTGACTAATATAAGAAAATCATTTATGCCTAGTCAACGGATTGTACAAAATGAAGCAATTGCCAAACCACGGCATAATGTTATGCAAACAAAAAAAGTGATACATGTACCAGATCAGAGAGTTAATATTGCAAAAGAAGCAACGTCCACAGCACCAATTGAAGCCATGCGTGCATCATATAATCATGTTACTATCACTGTACCAGAAAGATTTGAACTTGATTCCTTTGATCTGGATATCTCAGATGAATG TGAAACTGCCAAATCCCATGAACAGACCATTGCTCAAG ATGACTGGACAGATGAAAGGGATCAGACCTTTTTTCTAAATGAG CAATATCACAGGGAAACAGTAATTCATGCTGAGTTCGATTCTGCTTGTTTTACTCCAGTGGATGA tGTTCTTCCATCTCACATGATGGATATTGATTTCACAATTAGTCAAATTTACAACTTGAACAGCATGGGAGTTAGAGGGGGAAAAACTCGGGGACATTCTCAGCATATAGAAGAAAGTGGGAGTTTTGCAGGTTTAGCTGCCATGGAGTCACTAGGCCCTAATGTACACAATGTGGAATCAGATCATCAAGTACATCCTTTAAAGCTGCAAGAGATGACACCATCAGATCCTGACAAAAACATACATGCTAAGGAATTACAGAAACCAGTAGAGCCAATTATGTTGCATCAGATATTATCATCAAATCATGAAAAAACTCAAATCCTTGTTGGGGGAGATTCAAAAGCTACAAGTCCATCCAAAACTCATGATAGAACATACTTACCATGTGATTTAG gGCTTGCTTCACCTAAATTTACAGTCAGAACTCCAGCTAAGAGGGAACGTCCTCCGATgctgagaaaaagaaaaaaactcttTGATGAAACAATTGTGTTGTCCAATGA GGCCTTGAGGCAGGGAATACATGATGCTAGTAGTTTAATATTTAAGCGGAGGAAAGCACCTCACACGTATCTGGATGCCTGGAAAGCTGACATAATTGCCAATTTGCAGCAAACTTTTATGGATCCTCTGGTGCCCT GTACTTCTTCAGAGCTCAAAGCTCTCTTCCAGAACAAATCATCCGATTATTTGTCCTCACAAAAGACACTTGCAGAGTATCACACTGAAGCAGGAAATGCACAGAATGGAATACCCAACAAATCTGCTGACAATGAAGAAACATGCCAGGAAAGAATAATTGAAACTCCAGCAACAGAAGTGTTTGCTGATGAACCCAGAACTAGTAAATCATCTGAAATGGAAACCAACAAGCCATCTTCTTTGGAAACATCAGACACTGAACTGGATTTGATGGATAAG GAGCTTGGCTCTCATGAAGAAAGCAGTATAGGTCAAGGTATTGCTATATGGGTAGTAAAAGCAATTCGGTTTAGCCTTTTGGTTTGCCACATATCCTTTTGCTTCTATTTAGCAAAAGGGAATACTAGCTTGAATTTGCTCTACTTCATTCTCACGCTTTGCTTCTATTTAGCAAAAGGGAATAGTAGCTTGAATTTGCTCTACATCATTCTCACGCTTTCTATGTTTGTCGCAGATAACAGATGGTCAGTCCGCACTAG GGCAGCGGCACAGTATCTTTGTAGTAAGTTGCTAGATATTAAAAATCGAGAACAAAAAGGATTCTTAAGTTTGGCTCGAATCCTAGAAGGGAAGACTAGAAGAAAATGTGCTAGATTTTTTTATGAAACTCTG ATTCTAAAGGGCCGTGGGCTCATAGATGTTAAGCAGGACTGTGCTTATGGTGACATTATCATATCAGCGGGTCCTCAACTTGAAGCAGAGTTTAACAATCCATAG
- the LOC103719876 gene encoding sister chromatid cohesion 1 protein 2 isoform X3: MFYSQSLLSRKGPLGNIWIAAFCFKKLKKDQIADTDISSSVDKIMPEVHISYRILAQLLLGIVRIFSKKVDYLYHDCNEALTNIRKSFMPSQRIVQNEAIAKPRHNVMQTKKVIHVPDQRVNIAKEATSTAPIEAMRASYNHVTITVPERFELDSFDLDISDECETAKSHEQTIAQDDWTDERDQTFFLNEQYHRETVIHAEFDSACFTPVDDVLPSHMMDIDFTISQIYNLNSMGVRGGKTRGHSQHIEESGSFAGLAAMESLGPNVHNVESDHQVHPLKLQEMTPSDPDKNIHAKELQKPVEPIMLHQILSSNHEKTQILVGGDSKATSPSKTHDRTYLPCDLGLASPKFTVRTPAKRERPPMLRKRKKLFDETIVLSNEALRQGIHDASSLIFKRRKAPHTYLDAWKADIIANLQQTFMDPLVPCTSSELKALFQNKSSDYLSSQKTLAEYHTEAGNAQNGIPNKSADNEETCQERIIETPATEVFADEPRTSKSSEMETNKPSSLETSDTELDLMDKELGSHEESSIGQGIAIWVVKAIRFSLLVCHISFCFYLAKGNTSLNLLYFILTLCFYLAKGNSSLNLLYIILTLSMFVADNRWSVRTRAAAQYLCSKLLDIKNREQKGFLSLARILEGKTRRKCARFFYETLV, translated from the exons atgTTTTATTCGCAGTCCCTTCTATCAAGGAAGGGGCCTTTGGGCAACATATGGATTGCTGCGTTTTGCTTCAAGAAGCTGAAGAAAGACCAGATTGCCGACACCGATATCTCCTCTTCTGTtg ATAAGATCATGCCTGAGGTTCATATTTCATATAGAATATTGGCTCAGCTACTTCTGGGTATTGTCAGGATATTTTCAAAGAAAGTTGACTATCTTTACCATGACTGCAATGAGGCTTTGACTAATATAAGAAAATCATTTATGCCTAGTCAACGGATTGTACAAAATGAAGCAATTGCCAAACCACGGCATAATGTTATGCAAACAAAAAAAGTGATACATGTACCAGATCAGAGAGTTAATATTGCAAAAGAAGCAACGTCCACAGCACCAATTGAAGCCATGCGTGCATCATATAATCATGTTACTATCACTGTACCAGAAAGATTTGAACTTGATTCCTTTGATCTGGATATCTCAGATGAATG TGAAACTGCCAAATCCCATGAACAGACCATTGCTCAAG ATGACTGGACAGATGAAAGGGATCAGACCTTTTTTCTAAATGAG CAATATCACAGGGAAACAGTAATTCATGCTGAGTTCGATTCTGCTTGTTTTACTCCAGTGGATGA tGTTCTTCCATCTCACATGATGGATATTGATTTCACAATTAGTCAAATTTACAACTTGAACAGCATGGGAGTTAGAGGGGGAAAAACTCGGGGACATTCTCAGCATATAGAAGAAAGTGGGAGTTTTGCAGGTTTAGCTGCCATGGAGTCACTAGGCCCTAATGTACACAATGTGGAATCAGATCATCAAGTACATCCTTTAAAGCTGCAAGAGATGACACCATCAGATCCTGACAAAAACATACATGCTAAGGAATTACAGAAACCAGTAGAGCCAATTATGTTGCATCAGATATTATCATCAAATCATGAAAAAACTCAAATCCTTGTTGGGGGAGATTCAAAAGCTACAAGTCCATCCAAAACTCATGATAGAACATACTTACCATGTGATTTAG gGCTTGCTTCACCTAAATTTACAGTCAGAACTCCAGCTAAGAGGGAACGTCCTCCGATgctgagaaaaagaaaaaaactcttTGATGAAACAATTGTGTTGTCCAATGA GGCCTTGAGGCAGGGAATACATGATGCTAGTAGTTTAATATTTAAGCGGAGGAAAGCACCTCACACGTATCTGGATGCCTGGAAAGCTGACATAATTGCCAATTTGCAGCAAACTTTTATGGATCCTCTGGTGCCCT GTACTTCTTCAGAGCTCAAAGCTCTCTTCCAGAACAAATCATCCGATTATTTGTCCTCACAAAAGACACTTGCAGAGTATCACACTGAAGCAGGAAATGCACAGAATGGAATACCCAACAAATCTGCTGACAATGAAGAAACATGCCAGGAAAGAATAATTGAAACTCCAGCAACAGAAGTGTTTGCTGATGAACCCAGAACTAGTAAATCATCTGAAATGGAAACCAACAAGCCATCTTCTTTGGAAACATCAGACACTGAACTGGATTTGATGGATAAG GAGCTTGGCTCTCATGAAGAAAGCAGTATAGGTCAAGGTATTGCTATATGGGTAGTAAAAGCAATTCGGTTTAGCCTTTTGGTTTGCCACATATCCTTTTGCTTCTATTTAGCAAAAGGGAATACTAGCTTGAATTTGCTCTACTTCATTCTCACGCTTTGCTTCTATTTAGCAAAAGGGAATAGTAGCTTGAATTTGCTCTACATCATTCTCACGCTTTCTATGTTTGTCGCAGATAACAGATGGTCAGTCCGCACTAG GGCAGCGGCACAGTATCTTTGTAGTAAGTTGCTAGATATTAAAAATCGAGAACAAAAAGGATTCTTAAGTTTGGCTCGAATCCTAGAAGGGAAGACTAGAAGAAAATGTGCTAGATTTTTTTATGAAACTCTG GTTTAA
- the LOC103719876 gene encoding sister chromatid cohesion 1 protein 2 isoform X2 produces MFYSQSLLSRKGPLGNIWIAAFCFKKLKKDQIADTDISSSVDKIMPEVHISYRILAQLLLGIVRIFSKKVDYLYHDCNEALTNIRKSFMPSQRIVQNEAIAKPRHNVMQTKKVIHVPDQRVNIAKEATSTAPIEAMRASYNHVTITVPERFELDSFDLDISDECETAKSHEQTIAQDDWTDERDQTFFLNEQYHRETVIHAEFDSACFTPVDDVLPSHMMDIDFTISQIYNLNSMGVRGGKTRGHSQHIEESGSFAGLAAMESLGPNVHNVESDHQVHPLKLQEMTPSDPDKNIHAKELQKPVEPIMLHQILSSNHEKTQILVGGDSKATSPSKTHDRTYLPCDLGLASPKFTVRTPAKRERPPMLRKRKKLFDETIVLSNEALRQGIHDASSLIFKRRKAPHTYLDAWKADIIANLQQTFMDPLVPCTSSELKALFQNKSSDYLSSQKTLAEYHTEAGNAQNGIPNKSADNEETCQERIIETPATEVFADEPRTSKSSEMETNKPSSLETSDTELDLMDKELGSHEESSIGQGIAIWVVKAIRFSLLVCHISFCFYLAKGNTSLNLLYFILTLCFYLAKGNSSLNLLYIILTLSMFVADNRWSVRTRAAAQYLCSKLLDIKNREQKGFLSLARILEGKTRRKCARFFYETLKSSSSFVKF; encoded by the exons atgTTTTATTCGCAGTCCCTTCTATCAAGGAAGGGGCCTTTGGGCAACATATGGATTGCTGCGTTTTGCTTCAAGAAGCTGAAGAAAGACCAGATTGCCGACACCGATATCTCCTCTTCTGTtg ATAAGATCATGCCTGAGGTTCATATTTCATATAGAATATTGGCTCAGCTACTTCTGGGTATTGTCAGGATATTTTCAAAGAAAGTTGACTATCTTTACCATGACTGCAATGAGGCTTTGACTAATATAAGAAAATCATTTATGCCTAGTCAACGGATTGTACAAAATGAAGCAATTGCCAAACCACGGCATAATGTTATGCAAACAAAAAAAGTGATACATGTACCAGATCAGAGAGTTAATATTGCAAAAGAAGCAACGTCCACAGCACCAATTGAAGCCATGCGTGCATCATATAATCATGTTACTATCACTGTACCAGAAAGATTTGAACTTGATTCCTTTGATCTGGATATCTCAGATGAATG TGAAACTGCCAAATCCCATGAACAGACCATTGCTCAAG ATGACTGGACAGATGAAAGGGATCAGACCTTTTTTCTAAATGAG CAATATCACAGGGAAACAGTAATTCATGCTGAGTTCGATTCTGCTTGTTTTACTCCAGTGGATGA tGTTCTTCCATCTCACATGATGGATATTGATTTCACAATTAGTCAAATTTACAACTTGAACAGCATGGGAGTTAGAGGGGGAAAAACTCGGGGACATTCTCAGCATATAGAAGAAAGTGGGAGTTTTGCAGGTTTAGCTGCCATGGAGTCACTAGGCCCTAATGTACACAATGTGGAATCAGATCATCAAGTACATCCTTTAAAGCTGCAAGAGATGACACCATCAGATCCTGACAAAAACATACATGCTAAGGAATTACAGAAACCAGTAGAGCCAATTATGTTGCATCAGATATTATCATCAAATCATGAAAAAACTCAAATCCTTGTTGGGGGAGATTCAAAAGCTACAAGTCCATCCAAAACTCATGATAGAACATACTTACCATGTGATTTAG gGCTTGCTTCACCTAAATTTACAGTCAGAACTCCAGCTAAGAGGGAACGTCCTCCGATgctgagaaaaagaaaaaaactcttTGATGAAACAATTGTGTTGTCCAATGA GGCCTTGAGGCAGGGAATACATGATGCTAGTAGTTTAATATTTAAGCGGAGGAAAGCACCTCACACGTATCTGGATGCCTGGAAAGCTGACATAATTGCCAATTTGCAGCAAACTTTTATGGATCCTCTGGTGCCCT GTACTTCTTCAGAGCTCAAAGCTCTCTTCCAGAACAAATCATCCGATTATTTGTCCTCACAAAAGACACTTGCAGAGTATCACACTGAAGCAGGAAATGCACAGAATGGAATACCCAACAAATCTGCTGACAATGAAGAAACATGCCAGGAAAGAATAATTGAAACTCCAGCAACAGAAGTGTTTGCTGATGAACCCAGAACTAGTAAATCATCTGAAATGGAAACCAACAAGCCATCTTCTTTGGAAACATCAGACACTGAACTGGATTTGATGGATAAG GAGCTTGGCTCTCATGAAGAAAGCAGTATAGGTCAAGGTATTGCTATATGGGTAGTAAAAGCAATTCGGTTTAGCCTTTTGGTTTGCCACATATCCTTTTGCTTCTATTTAGCAAAAGGGAATACTAGCTTGAATTTGCTCTACTTCATTCTCACGCTTTGCTTCTATTTAGCAAAAGGGAATAGTAGCTTGAATTTGCTCTACATCATTCTCACGCTTTCTATGTTTGTCGCAGATAACAGATGGTCAGTCCGCACTAG GGCAGCGGCACAGTATCTTTGTAGTAAGTTGCTAGATATTAAAAATCGAGAACAAAAAGGATTCTTAAGTTTGGCTCGAATCCTAGAAGGGAAGACTAGAAGAAAATGTGCTAGATTTTTTTATGAAACTCTG AAATCTTCATCATCTTTTGTCAAATTCTGA